One genomic segment of Tursiops truncatus isolate mTurTru1 chromosome 4, mTurTru1.mat.Y, whole genome shotgun sequence includes these proteins:
- the TNK2 gene encoding activated CDC42 kinase 1 isoform X18 produces MQPEEGTGWLLELLSEVQLQQYFLRLRDDLNVTRLSHFEYVKNEDLEKIGMGRPGQRRLWEAVKRRKAMCKRKSWMSKVFSGKRLEAEFPPHHSQSTFRKTSPTPGGPAAEGSLQSLTCLIGEKDLHLFEKLGDGSFGVVRRGEWDAPSGKTVSVAVKCLKPDVLSQPEAMDDFIREVNAMHSLDHRNLIRLYGVVLTPPMKMVTELAPLGSLLDRLRKHQGHFLLGTLSRYAVQVAEGMGYLESKRFIHRDLAARNLLLATRDLVKIGDFGLMRALPQNDDHYVMQEHRKVPFAWCAPESLKTRTFSHASDTWMFGVTLWEMFTYGQEPWIGLNGSQILHKIDKEGERLPRPEDCPQDIYNVMVQCWAHKPEDRPTFVALRDFLLEAQPTDMRALQDFEEPDKLHIQMNDVITVIEGRAENYWWRGQNTRTLCVGPFPRNVVTSVAGLSAQDISQPLQNSFIHTGHGDSDPRHCWGFPDRIDELYLGNPMDPPDLLSVELSTSRPTQHLGRVKREPPPRPPQPAIFTQKPTYDPVSEDQDPLSSDFKRLGLRKPGLPRGLWLAKPSARVPGTKAGRGSSEVTLIDFGEEPVVPAPRPCAPSLAQLAMDACSLLDKTPPQSPSRALPRPLHPTPVVDWDARPLPPPPAYDDVAQDEDDFEVCSINSTLVSAGLSAGPSQGETNYAFVPEPARLFPALEDNLFLPPQGGGKPPNSAQTAEIFQALQQECMRQLQVPAGSLVPSPSPVGDDKPQVPPRVPIPPRPTRPRGELSPAPSGEEETGRWPGPASPPRVPPREPLSPQGSRTPSPLVPRGSSPLPPRLSSSPGKTMPTTQSFASDPKYATPQVIQAPGPRAGPCILPIVRDGKKVSSTHYYLLPERPPYLERYQRFLRETRSPEEPTPMPVPLLLPPPGISAPAAPTATVRPMPQAAPDPKANFSTNTSNSGAQLPALRATARLPQRGCPGDGPEAGRPAEKIQMVEQLFGLGLRPRGECHKVLEMFDWNLEQAGCHLLGSCGPAHHK; encoded by the exons GTGTTCAGTGGAAAGCGGCTGGAGGCTGAGTTCCCCCCTCATCACTCTCAGAGCACCTTCCGGAAGACCTcacccacccccggaggcccagCAGCAGAGGGGTCCCTGCAGAGCCTCACCTGCCTCATTGGGGAGAAGGACCTGCATCTCTTTGAGAAGCTGGGAGATGGCTCCTTTGGCGTGGTGCGCAGGGGCGAGTGGGACGCCCCCTCGGGGAAGACG GTGAGTGTGGCTGTGAAGTGCCTGAAGCCTGATGTGCTGAGCCAGCCAGAGGCCATGGATGACTTCATCCGGGAGGTCAATGCCATGCACTCGCTTGACCACCGAAACCTCATTCGCCTCTATGGTGTGGTGCTCACGCCGCCCATGAAGATG GTGACAGAGCTGGCACCTCTGGGATCGTTGTTGGACCGGCTGCGCAAGCACCAGGGCCACTTCCTCCTGGGTACCCTGAGCCGCTACGCTGTGCAGGTGGCTGAGGGCATGGGCTACCTGGAGTCCAAGCGCTTTATTCACCGTGACCTGGCCGCCCGCAATCTGCTGTTGGCCACCCGTGACCTGGTCAAGATCGGGGACTTCGGGCTGATGCGAGCACTACCCCAGAATGACGACCACTACGTCATGCAGGAGCACCGCAAGGTGCCCTTTGCCTG GTGTGCCCCTGAGAGCCTGAAGACTCGCACCTTCTCCCATGCCAGCGACACCTGGATGTTTGGGGTCACGCTGTGGGAGATGTTCACCTATGGCCAGGAGCCCTGGATTGGCCTCAATGGCAGTCAG ATCCTGCATAAGATTGACAAGGAGGGGGAGCGTCTGCCCCGGCCCGAGGACTGCCCCCAGGACATCTACAATGTCATGGTTCAGTGCTGGGCTCACAAGCCAGAGGACAGACCCACCTTTGTGGCACTGAGAGACTTCCTGCTGGAG gcccagcccactGACATGCGGGCCCTTCAGGACTTTGAGGAACCAGACAAGCTGCACATCCAGATGAACGATGTCATCACCGTCATTGAGGGGAG GGCTGAGAATTACTGGTGGCGTGGGCAGAACACACGGACGCTGTGCGTGGGGCCCTTCCCTCGCAACGTGGTAACCTCTGTGGCCGGCCTGTCAGCCCAGGACATCAGCCAGCCCCTGCAGAACAGCTTCATTCACACAGGGCATGGTGACAGTGACCCCCGGcactgctggggcttccctgacaGGATCGATGA ACTGTATCTGGGAAACCCCATGGACCCTCCCGACCTGCTGAGTGTGGAACTGAGCACCTCCAGACCCACCCAGCATCTGGGCAGGGTGAAAA GGGAACCTCCACCTCGCCCTCCTCAGCCTGCCATCTTCACTCAGA AACCAACCTACGACCCTGTGAGTGAGGACCAAGACCCCCTGTCCAGCGACTTCAAGAGGCTGGGCCTGCGGAAGCCAGGACTGCCCCGTGGGCTGTGGCTCGCGAAGCCCTCTGCCCGGGTGCCGGGCACCAAAGCGGGCCGCGGGAGCAGTGAGGTCACGCTCATCGACTTCGGTGAGGAGCCCGTGGTCCCGGCCCCACGGCCCTGTGCGCCCTCACTGGCGCAGCTGGCCATGGATGCCTGCTCCTTGCTGGACAAGACCCCGCCGCAGAGCCCCTCGCGGGCCCTGCCCCGGCCCCTGCATCCCACGCCGGTGGTGGACTGGGATGCGCGCCCGCTGCCCCCGCCTCCTGCCTACGATGACGTGGCCCAGGATGAGGATGACTTTGAGGTCTGCTCCATCAACAGCACCCTCGTGAGTGCAGGGCTCTCTGCTGGGCCCAGTCAGGGCGAGACCAATTACGCCTTTGTGCCTGAGCCAGCGCGGCTCTTCCCTGCCCTGGAGGACAACCTGTTCCTCCCGCCTCAGGGTGGGGGCAAGCCGCCCAACTCAGCCCAGACCGCAGAGATCTTCCAGGCGCTGCAGCAGGAGTGCATGCGGCAGCTACAGGTCCCGGCCGGCTCTCTGGTCCCGTCGCCAAGCCCGGTGGGCGACGACAAGCCCCAGGTGCCCCCTCGTGTGCCCATCCCCCCGAGGCCCACACGCCCACGTGGGGAGCTGTCTCCAGCCCCCTCGGGCGAGGAGGAGACGGGGCGGTGGCCTGgacctgcctcccctccccgggTACCACCCCGGGAGCCCCTGTCCCCACAAGGCTCCAGGACCCCCAGCCCCTTGGTGCCACGCGGCAGCTCCCCGCTGCCACCCCGGCTCTCCAGCTCACCTGGGAAGACCATGCCCACCACCCAGAGCTTCGCCTCAGACCCCAAGTATGCCACACCCCAGGTGATCCAGGCACCTGGCCCCCGGGCTGGCCCCTGCATCTTACCCATCGTCCGTGATGGCAAGAAGGTCAGCAGCACCCACTACTACCTGCTGCCTGAGCGCCCACCCTACCTGGAGCGCTACCAGCGCTTCCTGCGTGAGACCCGGAGCCCCGAAGAGCCGACCCCCATGCCTGTGCCCCTGCTGCTGCCCCCTCCTGGCATCTCAGCTCCTGCTGCCCCCACTGCCACCGTTCGACCAATGCCTCAGGCTGCCCCAGACCCCAAGGCTAACTTCTCCACCAACACCAGCaactcaggggcccagctgccaGCCCTGAGGGCCACTGCTCGGCTGCCACAGAGGGGCTGCCCCGGGGACGGGCCAGAGGCTGGACGGCCAGCAGAGAAGATCCAGATG GTGGAGCAGCTCTTTGGTTTGGGTCTGCGGCCGCGAGGCGAGTGCCACAAAGTGCTGGAGATGTTCGACTGGAACTTGGAGCAGGCTGGCTGCCACCTGCTGGGCTCCTGCGGCCCAGCCCACCACAAGTGA
- the TNK2 gene encoding activated CDC42 kinase 1 isoform X10, translating to MQPEEGTGWLLELLSEVQLQQYFLRLRDDLNVTRLSHFEYVKNEDLEKIGMGRPGQRRLWEAVKRRKAMCKRKSWMSKVFSGKRLEAEFPPHHSQSTFRKTSPTPGGPAAEGSLQSLTCLIGEKDLHLFEKLGDGSFGVVRRGEWDAPSGKTVSVAVKCLKPDVLSQPEAMDDFIREVNAMHSLDHRNLIRLYGVVLTPPMKMVTELAPLGSLLDRLRKHQGHFLLGTLSRYAVQVAEGMGYLESKRFIHRDLAARNLLLATRDLVKIGDFGLMRALPQNDDHYVMQEHRKVPFAWCAPESLKTRTFSHASDTWMFGVTLWEMFTYGQEPWIGLNGSQILHKIDKEGERLPRPEDCPQDIYNVMVQCWAHKPEDRPTFVALRDFLLEAQPTDMRALQDFEEPDKLHIQMNDVITVIEGRAENYWWRGQNTRTLCVGPFPRNVVTSVAGLSAQDISQPLQNSFIHTGHGDSDPRHCWGFPDRIDELYLGNPMDPPDLLSVELSTSRPTQHLGRVKREPPPRPPQPAIFTQKPTYDPVSEDQDPLSSDFKRLGLRKPGLPRGLWLAKPSARVPGTKAGRGSSEVTLIDFGEEPVVPAPRPCAPSLAQLAMDACSLLDKTPPQSPSRALPRPLHPTPVVDWDARPLPPPPAYDDVAQDEDDFEVCSINSTLVSAGLSAGPSQGETNYAFVPEPARLFPALEDNLFLPPQGGGKPPNSAQTAEIFQALQQECMRQLQVPAGSLVPSPSPVGDDKPQVPPRVPIPPRPTRPRGELSPAPSGEEETGRWPGPASPPRVPPREPLSPQGSRTPSPLVPRGSSPLPPRLSSSPGKTMPTTQSFASDPKYATPQVIQAPGPRAGPCILPIVRDGKKVSSTHYYLLPERPPYLERYQRFLRETRSPEEPTPMPVPLLLPPPGISAPAAPTATVRPMPQAAPDPKANFSTNTSNSGAQLPALRATARLPQRGCPGDGPEAGRPAEKIQMLQAMVHGVTTEECQAALQSHSWSVQRAAQYLKVEQLFGLGLRPRGECHKVLEMFDWNLEQAGCHLLGSCGPAHHKR from the exons GTGTTCAGTGGAAAGCGGCTGGAGGCTGAGTTCCCCCCTCATCACTCTCAGAGCACCTTCCGGAAGACCTcacccacccccggaggcccagCAGCAGAGGGGTCCCTGCAGAGCCTCACCTGCCTCATTGGGGAGAAGGACCTGCATCTCTTTGAGAAGCTGGGAGATGGCTCCTTTGGCGTGGTGCGCAGGGGCGAGTGGGACGCCCCCTCGGGGAAGACG GTGAGTGTGGCTGTGAAGTGCCTGAAGCCTGATGTGCTGAGCCAGCCAGAGGCCATGGATGACTTCATCCGGGAGGTCAATGCCATGCACTCGCTTGACCACCGAAACCTCATTCGCCTCTATGGTGTGGTGCTCACGCCGCCCATGAAGATG GTGACAGAGCTGGCACCTCTGGGATCGTTGTTGGACCGGCTGCGCAAGCACCAGGGCCACTTCCTCCTGGGTACCCTGAGCCGCTACGCTGTGCAGGTGGCTGAGGGCATGGGCTACCTGGAGTCCAAGCGCTTTATTCACCGTGACCTGGCCGCCCGCAATCTGCTGTTGGCCACCCGTGACCTGGTCAAGATCGGGGACTTCGGGCTGATGCGAGCACTACCCCAGAATGACGACCACTACGTCATGCAGGAGCACCGCAAGGTGCCCTTTGCCTG GTGTGCCCCTGAGAGCCTGAAGACTCGCACCTTCTCCCATGCCAGCGACACCTGGATGTTTGGGGTCACGCTGTGGGAGATGTTCACCTATGGCCAGGAGCCCTGGATTGGCCTCAATGGCAGTCAG ATCCTGCATAAGATTGACAAGGAGGGGGAGCGTCTGCCCCGGCCCGAGGACTGCCCCCAGGACATCTACAATGTCATGGTTCAGTGCTGGGCTCACAAGCCAGAGGACAGACCCACCTTTGTGGCACTGAGAGACTTCCTGCTGGAG gcccagcccactGACATGCGGGCCCTTCAGGACTTTGAGGAACCAGACAAGCTGCACATCCAGATGAACGATGTCATCACCGTCATTGAGGGGAG GGCTGAGAATTACTGGTGGCGTGGGCAGAACACACGGACGCTGTGCGTGGGGCCCTTCCCTCGCAACGTGGTAACCTCTGTGGCCGGCCTGTCAGCCCAGGACATCAGCCAGCCCCTGCAGAACAGCTTCATTCACACAGGGCATGGTGACAGTGACCCCCGGcactgctggggcttccctgacaGGATCGATGA ACTGTATCTGGGAAACCCCATGGACCCTCCCGACCTGCTGAGTGTGGAACTGAGCACCTCCAGACCCACCCAGCATCTGGGCAGGGTGAAAA GGGAACCTCCACCTCGCCCTCCTCAGCCTGCCATCTTCACTCAGA AACCAACCTACGACCCTGTGAGTGAGGACCAAGACCCCCTGTCCAGCGACTTCAAGAGGCTGGGCCTGCGGAAGCCAGGACTGCCCCGTGGGCTGTGGCTCGCGAAGCCCTCTGCCCGGGTGCCGGGCACCAAAGCGGGCCGCGGGAGCAGTGAGGTCACGCTCATCGACTTCGGTGAGGAGCCCGTGGTCCCGGCCCCACGGCCCTGTGCGCCCTCACTGGCGCAGCTGGCCATGGATGCCTGCTCCTTGCTGGACAAGACCCCGCCGCAGAGCCCCTCGCGGGCCCTGCCCCGGCCCCTGCATCCCACGCCGGTGGTGGACTGGGATGCGCGCCCGCTGCCCCCGCCTCCTGCCTACGATGACGTGGCCCAGGATGAGGATGACTTTGAGGTCTGCTCCATCAACAGCACCCTCGTGAGTGCAGGGCTCTCTGCTGGGCCCAGTCAGGGCGAGACCAATTACGCCTTTGTGCCTGAGCCAGCGCGGCTCTTCCCTGCCCTGGAGGACAACCTGTTCCTCCCGCCTCAGGGTGGGGGCAAGCCGCCCAACTCAGCCCAGACCGCAGAGATCTTCCAGGCGCTGCAGCAGGAGTGCATGCGGCAGCTACAGGTCCCGGCCGGCTCTCTGGTCCCGTCGCCAAGCCCGGTGGGCGACGACAAGCCCCAGGTGCCCCCTCGTGTGCCCATCCCCCCGAGGCCCACACGCCCACGTGGGGAGCTGTCTCCAGCCCCCTCGGGCGAGGAGGAGACGGGGCGGTGGCCTGgacctgcctcccctccccgggTACCACCCCGGGAGCCCCTGTCCCCACAAGGCTCCAGGACCCCCAGCCCCTTGGTGCCACGCGGCAGCTCCCCGCTGCCACCCCGGCTCTCCAGCTCACCTGGGAAGACCATGCCCACCACCCAGAGCTTCGCCTCAGACCCCAAGTATGCCACACCCCAGGTGATCCAGGCACCTGGCCCCCGGGCTGGCCCCTGCATCTTACCCATCGTCCGTGATGGCAAGAAGGTCAGCAGCACCCACTACTACCTGCTGCCTGAGCGCCCACCCTACCTGGAGCGCTACCAGCGCTTCCTGCGTGAGACCCGGAGCCCCGAAGAGCCGACCCCCATGCCTGTGCCCCTGCTGCTGCCCCCTCCTGGCATCTCAGCTCCTGCTGCCCCCACTGCCACCGTTCGACCAATGCCTCAGGCTGCCCCAGACCCCAAGGCTAACTTCTCCACCAACACCAGCaactcaggggcccagctgccaGCCCTGAGGGCCACTGCTCGGCTGCCACAGAGGGGCTGCCCCGGGGACGGGCCAGAGGCTGGACGGCCAGCAGAGAAGATCCAGATG CTGCAGGCCATGGTGCATGGGGTGACCACAGAGGAGTGCCAGGCGGCCCTGCAGAGCCACAGCTGGAGCGTGCAGAGGGCTGCCCAGTATCTGAAG GTGGAGCAGCTCTTTGGTTTGGGTCTGCGGCCGCGAGGCGAGTGCCACAAAGTGCTGGAGATGTTCGACTGGAACTTGGAGCAGGCTGGCTGCCACCTGCTGGGCTCCTGCGGCCCAGCCCACCACAA GCGCTGA
- the TNK2 gene encoding activated CDC42 kinase 1 isoform X12 translates to MQPEEGTGWLLELLSEVQLQQYFLRLRDDLNVTRLSHFEYVKNEDLEKIGMGRPGQRRLWEAVKRRKAMCKRKSWMSKVFSGKRLEAEFPPHHSQSTFRKTSPTPGGPAAEGSLQSLTCLIGEKDLHLFEKLGDGSFGVVRRGEWDAPSGKTVSVAVKCLKPDVLSQPEAMDDFIREVNAMHSLDHRNLIRLYGVVLTPPMKMVTELAPLGSLLDRLRKHQGHFLLGTLSRYAVQVAEGMGYLESKRFIHRDLAARNLLLATRDLVKIGDFGLMRALPQNDDHYVMQEHRKVPFAWCAPESLKTRTFSHASDTWMFGVTLWEMFTYGQEPWIGLNGSQILHKIDKEGERLPRPEDCPQDIYNVMVQCWAHKPEDRPTFVALRDFLLEAQPTDMRALQDFEEPDKLHIQMNDVITVIEGRAENYWWRGQNTRTLCVGPFPRNVVTSVAGLSAQDISQPLQNSFIHTGHGDSDPRHCWGFPDRIDELYLGNPMDPPDLLSVELSTSRPTQHLGRVKKPTYDPVSEDQDPLSSDFKRLGLRKPGLPRGLWLAKPSARVPGTKAGRGSSEVTLIDFGEEPVVPAPRPCAPSLAQLAMDACSLLDKTPPQSPSRALPRPLHPTPVVDWDARPLPPPPAYDDVAQDEDDFEVCSINSTLVSAGLSAGPSQGETNYAFVPEPARLFPALEDNLFLPPQGGGKPPNSAQTAEIFQALQQECMRQLQVPAGSLVPSPSPVGDDKPQVPPRVPIPPRPTRPRGELSPAPSGEEETGRWPGPASPPRVPPREPLSPQGSRTPSPLVPRGSSPLPPRLSSSPGKTMPTTQSFASDPKYATPQVIQAPGPRAGPCILPIVRDGKKVSSTHYYLLPERPPYLERYQRFLRETRSPEEPTPMPVPLLLPPPGISAPAAPTATVRPMPQAAPDPKANFSTNTSNSGAQLPALRATARLPQRGCPGDGPEAGRPAEKIQMLQAMVHGVTTEECQAALQSHSWSVQRAAQYLKVEQLFGLGLRPRGECHKVLEMFDWNLEQAGCHLLGSCGPAHHKR, encoded by the exons GTGTTCAGTGGAAAGCGGCTGGAGGCTGAGTTCCCCCCTCATCACTCTCAGAGCACCTTCCGGAAGACCTcacccacccccggaggcccagCAGCAGAGGGGTCCCTGCAGAGCCTCACCTGCCTCATTGGGGAGAAGGACCTGCATCTCTTTGAGAAGCTGGGAGATGGCTCCTTTGGCGTGGTGCGCAGGGGCGAGTGGGACGCCCCCTCGGGGAAGACG GTGAGTGTGGCTGTGAAGTGCCTGAAGCCTGATGTGCTGAGCCAGCCAGAGGCCATGGATGACTTCATCCGGGAGGTCAATGCCATGCACTCGCTTGACCACCGAAACCTCATTCGCCTCTATGGTGTGGTGCTCACGCCGCCCATGAAGATG GTGACAGAGCTGGCACCTCTGGGATCGTTGTTGGACCGGCTGCGCAAGCACCAGGGCCACTTCCTCCTGGGTACCCTGAGCCGCTACGCTGTGCAGGTGGCTGAGGGCATGGGCTACCTGGAGTCCAAGCGCTTTATTCACCGTGACCTGGCCGCCCGCAATCTGCTGTTGGCCACCCGTGACCTGGTCAAGATCGGGGACTTCGGGCTGATGCGAGCACTACCCCAGAATGACGACCACTACGTCATGCAGGAGCACCGCAAGGTGCCCTTTGCCTG GTGTGCCCCTGAGAGCCTGAAGACTCGCACCTTCTCCCATGCCAGCGACACCTGGATGTTTGGGGTCACGCTGTGGGAGATGTTCACCTATGGCCAGGAGCCCTGGATTGGCCTCAATGGCAGTCAG ATCCTGCATAAGATTGACAAGGAGGGGGAGCGTCTGCCCCGGCCCGAGGACTGCCCCCAGGACATCTACAATGTCATGGTTCAGTGCTGGGCTCACAAGCCAGAGGACAGACCCACCTTTGTGGCACTGAGAGACTTCCTGCTGGAG gcccagcccactGACATGCGGGCCCTTCAGGACTTTGAGGAACCAGACAAGCTGCACATCCAGATGAACGATGTCATCACCGTCATTGAGGGGAG GGCTGAGAATTACTGGTGGCGTGGGCAGAACACACGGACGCTGTGCGTGGGGCCCTTCCCTCGCAACGTGGTAACCTCTGTGGCCGGCCTGTCAGCCCAGGACATCAGCCAGCCCCTGCAGAACAGCTTCATTCACACAGGGCATGGTGACAGTGACCCCCGGcactgctggggcttccctgacaGGATCGATGA ACTGTATCTGGGAAACCCCATGGACCCTCCCGACCTGCTGAGTGTGGAACTGAGCACCTCCAGACCCACCCAGCATCTGGGCAGGGTGAAAA AACCAACCTACGACCCTGTGAGTGAGGACCAAGACCCCCTGTCCAGCGACTTCAAGAGGCTGGGCCTGCGGAAGCCAGGACTGCCCCGTGGGCTGTGGCTCGCGAAGCCCTCTGCCCGGGTGCCGGGCACCAAAGCGGGCCGCGGGAGCAGTGAGGTCACGCTCATCGACTTCGGTGAGGAGCCCGTGGTCCCGGCCCCACGGCCCTGTGCGCCCTCACTGGCGCAGCTGGCCATGGATGCCTGCTCCTTGCTGGACAAGACCCCGCCGCAGAGCCCCTCGCGGGCCCTGCCCCGGCCCCTGCATCCCACGCCGGTGGTGGACTGGGATGCGCGCCCGCTGCCCCCGCCTCCTGCCTACGATGACGTGGCCCAGGATGAGGATGACTTTGAGGTCTGCTCCATCAACAGCACCCTCGTGAGTGCAGGGCTCTCTGCTGGGCCCAGTCAGGGCGAGACCAATTACGCCTTTGTGCCTGAGCCAGCGCGGCTCTTCCCTGCCCTGGAGGACAACCTGTTCCTCCCGCCTCAGGGTGGGGGCAAGCCGCCCAACTCAGCCCAGACCGCAGAGATCTTCCAGGCGCTGCAGCAGGAGTGCATGCGGCAGCTACAGGTCCCGGCCGGCTCTCTGGTCCCGTCGCCAAGCCCGGTGGGCGACGACAAGCCCCAGGTGCCCCCTCGTGTGCCCATCCCCCCGAGGCCCACACGCCCACGTGGGGAGCTGTCTCCAGCCCCCTCGGGCGAGGAGGAGACGGGGCGGTGGCCTGgacctgcctcccctccccgggTACCACCCCGGGAGCCCCTGTCCCCACAAGGCTCCAGGACCCCCAGCCCCTTGGTGCCACGCGGCAGCTCCCCGCTGCCACCCCGGCTCTCCAGCTCACCTGGGAAGACCATGCCCACCACCCAGAGCTTCGCCTCAGACCCCAAGTATGCCACACCCCAGGTGATCCAGGCACCTGGCCCCCGGGCTGGCCCCTGCATCTTACCCATCGTCCGTGATGGCAAGAAGGTCAGCAGCACCCACTACTACCTGCTGCCTGAGCGCCCACCCTACCTGGAGCGCTACCAGCGCTTCCTGCGTGAGACCCGGAGCCCCGAAGAGCCGACCCCCATGCCTGTGCCCCTGCTGCTGCCCCCTCCTGGCATCTCAGCTCCTGCTGCCCCCACTGCCACCGTTCGACCAATGCCTCAGGCTGCCCCAGACCCCAAGGCTAACTTCTCCACCAACACCAGCaactcaggggcccagctgccaGCCCTGAGGGCCACTGCTCGGCTGCCACAGAGGGGCTGCCCCGGGGACGGGCCAGAGGCTGGACGGCCAGCAGAGAAGATCCAGATG CTGCAGGCCATGGTGCATGGGGTGACCACAGAGGAGTGCCAGGCGGCCCTGCAGAGCCACAGCTGGAGCGTGCAGAGGGCTGCCCAGTATCTGAAG GTGGAGCAGCTCTTTGGTTTGGGTCTGCGGCCGCGAGGCGAGTGCCACAAAGTGCTGGAGATGTTCGACTGGAACTTGGAGCAGGCTGGCTGCCACCTGCTGGGCTCCTGCGGCCCAGCCCACCACAA GCGCTGA